The genome window GCTGTATGTAATTATTTGGCGTTGTTTAGTTAATAGTTTGGACGACAGAACTCGTTCATATGGTTACTCGCGTCTGTGCTTTCTTTTTGCTCTCACAAAACATCTAACGCGATGCAACGACTTACAAAAGAGTGTTATCTAAAGCACCAACAGATGTGGTATGGTAAGGCTCGCATTGAGATTTGAGAGGCTTACAAATAGGCTCTGCTCGATAAGGAAAGCGATGCCTTAATGTTTCAATGGAAGAGTTAGGGTTTGGTTTCTGGGTCCCCACAAACATTGAGGTGTCAGTTCGCAGGTAGGTGAAGTGTAGACTCTGCACCCAACATAGCCCAAGAGATTTCAGTGTTCTCATGAGAACCCCAACAAGCAACACCACCACACGGCTGGTGCACAGCTCAACTAGAAGAGGACGTGGGTATGGGCATGGGCATGGTATGGTCCATGGTGAGAAACTTACCAACCACGTACTGAAACCAATCACGCAATGTCATCTAGAATAGTTTGTGATTGTATCGCAAGTTAATGACATGATGTAATGTATTTTGACTTTCTTGCAAGACAATATGCGTGATTAGTTTGAGATACTGTCACAGTGATGTCCTGATAGTAGATTAGTCTCTCTCATTGTATTGGTATGGGTACAAAAACTAATCAAGCATTGCAGTATATGAAAGTTTTTGGTACTGTCACAAGTGAATGAAACAGCACCGTGAGCTTGTACTATCTCACATAATAATGATTGATTTAGAATATCAGCATGATAATATACCCGTTAAATGAAAGTCTTTATCTTAATTATGATATGAGTTATGGAAGCTAGTGACTTGTGGCGAGCATGTCTGGTGTGAATGGTGATGGTTTGGGTTTGTGTGGCCTTTGGTTGCCATCTCTTTGCAGTTTTGGGGATTTCAAGTCAAAAGAGTCAGTCAAGCAAAcatccctctccctctccccctcTCCTCTTTACCCCACTAGAAAGTGAAATAACATACACATTGTCTCCTCAGAttcctttcttttctatttttcaaatctccctctctctctctctctctctctctctctctctctctctctctctctctcagagttGCTCATTCAGATGGTGGGTCAGGCTGTGTTTCTTTTGTCAGGATTCTCTTTGGCTACAACAAAGGGATAGAAACAAAGAATTAATGAAATGAAATCCCTCCACATGTCAATAAAAGTGACAGAAGAGACCAGAATCAccactatctctctctctctctctctctcactttctctctctacccaCCAATCCATCTTTAAGGACTGCCCTTCTTCCCACTGATTGCTTTCTCATAAGAATGAGCATGGCAAGGAACTTGCAGGACTCCTCCTCCAAGAGACACTTCCACTGGACAAACAAAGTTggcaacgaagaagaagaagaagaagaagatgttgATCATGTAGTTCTTCCGAGTCTCaactcctcttcctcctcctccgcctcgTCGAAAACAAGATCCGATGAGGAGGAGAAGAAACAAGAGCATGATCATCATCAAAAACAACAGCATGGTCATGTGGCTCATCAACTTCCGAGGAGGAAACTGCAGGCGGCTGCGGTTTCCAGGATGAGGTCAGTTCTTAACGCTTTTGGTAAGAACCGATCCAGCCTACCACTCGGCCTTGGACCTCGAGTGGTAGGCACACTTTTCGGCTCCAGGCGTGGCCACGTACACTTTGCACTCCAGAGAGACCCAAGCTCACACCCGGCCTTCTTGATCGAGCTCGCCACCCCGATCAGCGGGTTGGTTAAAGAAATGGCATCCGGGCTCGTCAGAATTGCGTTGGAGTGTGACAAGGATCACAAAGACGATCATCAGAAAAAGAAAGACGAGAAAGCTCCGAGGTTGCTGGAAGAGCCAGTGTGGAGAACTTTATGCAACGGTAAGAAATATGGTTTTGCTAGCAGAAGAGAATGTGGGGCCAAGGAGTGGAAGGTGTTGAAAGCTGTGGAGCCCATTTCAATGGGGGCTGGTGTGCTGCCGCCGTCTGCGGCGGTGGAAGGGAATGAAGCTGAAGCCGGGTCCGAATCCGACGGGGAACTAATGTACATGAGGGCTAAGTTTGAGAGAATTGTTGGGTCTAGAGACTCTGAGGCCTTCTACATGATGAACCCTGATAGCAATGGAGCTCCTGAGCTCAGTGTCTACTTGCTCCGAGTCTAATAAACCCGAAAAGCTGCACGAATTCGCGTCGCCGCTGCTCGAATTTCCAGTATGTGTGCTTCAGTTTACCTCTGATCAAACTGGAAATTGGAGGTGTAGCTAGTTCTCTCcatgtagttttttcttttctttttggtattaaatttctgttttattttgtgCTTTGGTATATTTGGAGAAATGGGGTTTAttgtatttttcatattttattttgtttagacTTTAGTTGGTGGGGGGAAATACATTAGAACATGATGGTAGCTGTGGGGGTATATGTTAATTTGTAATCCTTTTGttaatttcttctcttttctagtaccgaggttttttttttcatcctaaACTGTTttaggggtgtattcaattgggaatttAAGAGATtctaatggatttataaatctatggatttttatggagtttaattgatttgtagagattacatgtaaaattttgattcaattccctcaaaatctcatgggaagaggtgagatttgtgaatgcttaaaatacactacaaaatctctctaattccctctaattccttaatttttccaaattgtttaaattcaaattctaatttaatacacctgaaatgttataaacttccttaaaattctaattgaatacatccggatttttaaagattttaataaactatcttaaaatcctaattgaatacgcATTGAATTTAAGAGAATCATTTAAAATCATAATTGAATACGGCtatattcattaaaagaattaaaatccctcaaaatctcaattgaatacacccttaatTTATTAATAACATTATTGTACGATCTAAAAATCTCTCGAGACTACTGCATACTATCATTAAAAAGATTCAACGCCTGACATCTTTTTTTTATACTATCTTCTTTAATCACGTGTTTAAGAAAGCTAATTTTGTAGCAAATGCGTTGGCCTCTAAAAGTCATACTATACATACATTGGGATGCTTTTGGCTGTTCGGGGTGCTCGAGGAGCTTTTTCTTGTAATAATATTTACCTCTTTtaatttaaggaaaattaatgaaaaagacttgaaaactttgagttttaacgataaggacaaaataaagggtaaagtgaatagtattatgtttgactttttagtgttaaaatatggtttttcgttaaagtgaacagtaccgtgggcttttcgttaaaactccctttaatCTATGAGGGTTAGAATTGTACGTAGATTACAAGAGAAACGAGCACACTGTCTTAACTTATATTTACCAAATCAACCTCAAGTTAATCCTAAGCTTTGTATCACTactaaaaaaatgtataaattgAAATTATCTTCAAGAGTGACAAGAACAAAAGGAGGCCAAACCTATACAAAAGGAACCATAAATGTTTTTGGTAATTAAGAAAAAGCTTATATGAGATCACATATTGCTTAAACTTTAGTACTCAAGTGTTTTTTAAGATTCACTTACGTTTTTACTAAtaattggtttcaaaaacatttttaccaaaagcgttttcattcattttaaagcacttccaaacaagATCTTATTTGCTTaagtaatgctaggtagaccAATTTTTGTAGATTATATTTACAAATCATGTGATGTGCCACCTGCCACCAATagtaaataagcacattaatcaatacttaagtaataatttaatcatcaacaaccacgtaATTTCATTTACGAAatgttatttaaattttaaattgatggTCTTCCAAACACTTCTCTTATTTGCTTTcctgtttaatttcttttccctGTTTAGCTTGGATCCTTGAGCAGTAATGTTCATTTTACTTTCTTCCAATAAGATTTAGGCATTTGGTCTTAAAAGTATAGGCTAATTCCAATTTCCAATCATTGCTTTTGATATATAATTTTGTGTGACAAATGATCCCAAGaacaaatatttttactaaaGTAATCATAGAAGtcatcaaaagcaaaaatatatattaaaaggaGAAATCCAATTCCTGACAGCAGAATTTTGGCTTTTCTTATGAttgactgctttttttttttttccttgtttaattttttttttcctgaataAATCTTGTTGACTGCTTTTCCATTTTGGCATTTGATTTCCTGCTGAATTTAAATCACCCTTGT of Malus sylvestris chromosome 6, drMalSylv7.2, whole genome shotgun sequence contains these proteins:
- the LOC126626493 gene encoding protein MIZU-KUSSEI 1-like, encoding MSMARNLQDSSSKRHFHWTNKVGNEEEEEEEDVDHVVLPSLNSSSSSSASSKTRSDEEEKKQEHDHHQKQQHGHVAHQLPRRKLQAAAVSRMRSVLNAFGKNRSSLPLGLGPRVVGTLFGSRRGHVHFALQRDPSSHPAFLIELATPISGLVKEMASGLVRIALECDKDHKDDHQKKKDEKAPRLLEEPVWRTLCNGKKYGFASRRECGAKEWKVLKAVEPISMGAGVLPPSAAVEGNEAEAGSESDGELMYMRAKFERIVGSRDSEAFYMMNPDSNGAPELSVYLLRV